Within Sorangiineae bacterium MSr11367, the genomic segment GCGAAGCCCGCCCGCCGGGTTGACCACGGTGCGATCGGCGTTGGCGCAGACGTAAAGCGCCTTGGCGCCGTTGTCCTCCCAGCTGCAGAGCACCTTCTTCTTGCGGGCGCGAAGCACGCGCACCGCGTCGGCCAATTCTTCGGCGTGCGCGTAGGACGTGGCCGGCTCCGCGCGCAGCACCAAGGCCACACCGTCGACCGTGGGATCGTCCGCGATTTTCCAGAGCTTGCGGAGCAGCGCGATGTGCGTGCGCGGGCCCGGGGTGCTCTCCAGGCGAATGGACACCGACCGCGATCCCAGCCGTGGGATGCCCGGCGTGCCGTAGCCCGAGATGGCGAAGGTGCCGTAGCCCGTCACACTGTCCGAGTTGCCAAGTCCGTTGCCCAAGAGAACGCCGCCGCCCGCCGTCAGGCGGCCGTACGCGAGCTCCAGGCCCGCGCTGGCCACGAAGCCGCGTCGCGCGTCGTACGGGAGATGCGCCGCCTCCACGTCACCGCGCAGGCGACCGATGTACGGAATGTCCAGGCCGAGAGTGGCCCGCGGAATCCATTGGCTCGAGTCGGACTGTTGGCTCCCGGCCAAATAGCGCATCTCGAAACCGAGCTCGAATTCACGACGCCCGGTGGGACGCAAGGCCGCCCCGAAGACGTAGTTCGCATCGAGAATCGGCTGCTGGTTCGGCCCCAGCGGCGCGGTGGCCGGCCCATTGAAGTTGTTCGCCACGATGGCGATCCCCAGCTGGCGCAGCGGACGATACGTCACGCCGGCACTGAGGCCTGTCAGATCGTTCAAGAAGGCATTGCCCGAATACGAGTGCTGAATGCTCAGGCCGAACGCGAGCGAATCGGACAGCTTGTAGCCAAGCGCCCACGTCACCCACGTCATGTCCTCGCCGTTGTACGGGAAGCCCAGCTGCCATGGCGTCTGCAGGTGGTCCACGCGCAGGCCGGTGCTCAGGCCGAGGAGCAGCGGCGTGGCCGCCCCCACCGCGTGCCCGCAACCGACGCGTTGGGGCGCATCGAAGCAACCGATGCCCGTCCAGCGAAGCTCCCACGACGGCAAATACGCGAGGTTCGCCGGGTTGCGCGCAATGGCCTCCGCCGTATCCTCGCTCACGGCATTGCGGCCGGGCGATGCCAAGCGATCCGCGCGCGTGGGCATGGGCTCGCCCGCGTTCGACGTGGTGGACAGTCCAAGGGCCGAAACGAGGACCGCCAGCGCGGTCAGACGGTAGTGCATGGTGCTCTCTCGCTCTTACACGAGCGTAGCCAGACCGCGTAAGATCTCGGCCTCGGCGTCGAAGGTCTTTTTGACCTCCGCCACGATCACCCGCTCGCCGAGGGTCTTCATCACGCGGGGGACGTTCAGGTCGACCTCGCCCTTGACCACGCGGCTCGTGACGCCATTGCCGCCGGAGACGAGGGAGTACGTTCCCGATGCGCGAAAGTATTTGTGCCACTCCGGCTTGGTGCTCGGCGTGATGACCCATTTGGACGAATGCGTGTCGATCGAGTAGGTCGACCGCTCGTCCCACGCCAGCATGTCCAACGTCACGTACGGCTGAGCAAAGGCCGGCACCTTGACGTTGGGCTTGTAGTTCCAGATGCGCTCCAGCACCCGGTTCTCGAAGCTGTGGGACGTTTGCTTCACGCGCTCGACGTTGGGTAGCCCCTTCGCGACCTTGTCGATCAGGTTCGGCGACAGAATCGCTAGCTCGAGCGCATCGAGCGGGGCCTCGAATTCGTGTGTGATTTCGAACCGCATCGGGTGGCCCGGAGCATAGCCGGGTTGGCCCCAGGTTCGACGTGAAACGTCACTCGCCGCTGGGATTCGCCAGCTTCCGAGCGAAAACGATGGCGTCCTTGCGCTCTCGACCAACCACCAGGTGGTTCTGCAGGACGCCCGTTCGGCGGAAGCCATTGTAGACAAAGGCCGTCGCCAGCCCCGCATCGTCGCTCGGGGCGAGGGCGAAGCAGCCAACGGTCCCGTCCGCAAGAAGGCGCTCGCACAGACCCTTCAACGCGATGGCCGTGCACACCCTCTCGCCCTCGCTCCGGGGCGCGGTGAGGATCTCCACGAAGGCGTTGCCGAAGCACGGCTGCGACTCCACCGACGCCAGGAGCTCGAATCCGCCACGTGCCGTGAAGGCGAAGTACGTTCGCTCGACGCCACGTCCGAAGGCTTCGAACGCGGTGAGCGCCCGCCCCGATCGAAGCGCCACGGCCAGTGGCTTTCGCGTCGCCGCCTCTTGGATCGGGGTGAGCTTCACCGTCGGCAAGGCGCGCTCGGCGAGCTCCTTCACGTGCTTCTTGGCACGGAGCAGCGTCTTCTCGGCAAAGTCGAGCGCGGAGGTGTCGACCGGCGCGTCGACCTCCTCGTCCTCGGGGAGCCTGTCGGGATCGAGCCAGGAACGCGAGGCGATGCTCGAACGCGGAACGGCCCGCGCGAGCGATCCCGGATCGGACGACGGCGTGCGGGGCGCGATGATGCGCCGTTCGCTCTGCGCGGGGATGCGCGCCTGCGACGGCTCGACGGAGCACCCGAGAAGGAACGCGTCGCTCCGCTTGTAAAAGCCGGGGATGTTTCCCTCTTTGGTGAAACCGAGCTTCACCCAGGTGGACACTTCGTCGCGCTCGACCACCGTGTAGACTTTTTCGACGCCTTCGCGGCGCGCGAGCGAGAGAACGAGGGTGCGCTTGGCCGGTGTGGGCCCCGCGCGAAAATCGATCACCCGCATCGCTTTCGTGCGCCTCTGAACCAAGAGACAGAGCGACACGGTGTCATTCTGAAAGAAGATCTCGCCGTCAGACTTCTTGTCCGTCTTGTCCGTCGTTGCCCAAGCCTTTGCCGCCATGTCCCCTTCCCGCCCTTGCCAGCCCTCTCGACCGGCCGCTCTCACCTGACGTCCCCACCTGAAAGGTGCCCGGAGGCACGTTTCAACTTTGAAATGTGGGTACCACGGCGTTCGCTTCAGGGTCAACGGGTTGGGCGAAAAAGCCCGCTATTACGACGGATTCGCTGTACCTCAAGTATGAAATGCGTATTTTTCTACGCAGCTTTCCACCGTAGACAACGATCCCATCCATAAGATATTCCGGATTGACAAAGTAGTAGAGGGGCCGGGGGGTTCATCTGCGCATCCGACGCAACGCTGCGTGCGTCGGGGCCGAAGAAGTTCTCGTCAGGCTCGTGTGCCGGGTGGCTGGAAGGAGCTTCGCCATGGGACGCCGATTGCGATCGATCCCGCATTCGCGGGAACACCGGACGCTGTGGATAGCCGTTCTCCTCGTCGCTGCCGCCATCACGGCGGTGGCGATGGGCGGATGTAGTGGGGATTCCAAATCGAATTCTCCGGAAGAGTCACCGCAAAAAGCCAATCAAACTTCGCAGAATCCGGCGCCCACCGCCGCCAGACCGACCGATAAAGACGTTACGGTCGATATGCTCGTCCCCTCCCAAGTCGCCATTTCGGAGTTGGCGCTCATTGGTCAAGAAGTCGATATTGGCGAACGCTCACGCGTCGTCACGCGTCATTCGCGATTTGCGAGCGTGGGGAATGTCGGCCCCGCGTTGACCAAGCTGGCGACCAAGGCCGAAATGGGCTCTTTGTACAGCGTTGGCTCGGTATCGCTGCTCGATGGAAGCCATATTCACGGGCACGTGCGCACCGAAGGCAATATCCAATCCGAGGGCCATTTCACGGTGGATGAAAGCGTGGTGGAGCGCCAGCCCGTCGCCACGCGGCACCTGGTCCGTCGCGCGAAATTCGCGAGCAGTCGCGAACAAGTTCGCGTGGGAGAGGGTCAAATCTTATCCACCCCCGTAAAGCCCGGATATTACGCATCACTGCGGTTGGGCCAACGGGCCGAAGCCACGTTGATCGCGGGTAGTTACTATTTCGAAAGCTTCGTTCTGGAGGCTGGCGCAAAACTCAACATCGACGACTCCAAAGGGTCGATATTCGTCTTCGTCGAACGGGAGTTCGATGACGCAGGGACGATTGCGCGCGTCAATGGAGGTTATCCGCGCTGGCTGGTCTCCTACGTGGGCACGGGCACGGTGTTTTTGCGCAAACCGTTTGCCGGCAGCGTCATTGCACCCAAAGGGACGATTTCGCTGGATGGAGATCCCATTTCCCACGGCCGGCACGAGGGTTCGTTTTACGGCAGAACCGTGCGGGTCGGTCCGGACGCGGAAATCGCACTTCATGACTTCCCCTGGATCATCCAACGGGTGACCTTCGACAAGCCGGCCACCTGCAATGGGGAGAGCGTCCATTTAAAGGTGGAGGCCGAGGAACCTGCCGCCCCGGGCACCCCCGCGCGGGTCTCCCTCGATGGAATGCCCATTGCGGAGATGTACGATCAGGTCGAGAGCGCGCCGGGCAAACACCTTTATACCATTCACGCCACCGCGGCCGATGGGACGAAGGAATCGCAGGTGGCCCCGATTGACGTGGCGGCGTGCCCGACCACCGCGCCGAAACTGCCGAAGCTCTTCGCGCAGGAAAACGTATTTCATACGGATACGGCGGATTTCAGTGTCGTGAATGCGAAGGAGTTCGAAGATCCCTCCACGACGTACGTGTGGGACTTCGGCGATGGGCAGACGGCCTCGGGGCAGCTGGCGGCGGTTTCGCACGACTATTCGGACGTCCTGCCCATCGATGTCGATTACCGATCGTTCGATGTCACAGTGACCGTGAAGCGGACCGGCTTGGCCGACGTCTCGGCGAAACGCACGTTCATTCTTTGGAGTACCTACGCGGCGAGCCGTGCGCGCGGGGTGCTGGAGCCCCCGGCGAGTGCGCTCGATTCCCAGCTCAAGGCCGATGGTACGGACTTCGTGGCGCAAATCGAATTGAAGAACCTCGAGGGGACTCCGCTCGAGTACACGCAGCGTCAAATCGACCAAATACCGTGCAATGCCGACAATGCGATTGCCTACGGCGGCCGAGAAACCATTTCTCTATCCATTCCCGCCAAAGGCAGTGTGACGCAGACGTTCCGAGTTCCGCAGGCCAGTGTGAACTCGGCGAATTGCGCGGTGGCGGTTCACTATTGGGGCACGGTAGGCGCGCTCAAGGCGCACGTGACCCTCCAGTTCGAGCGACCGGGCAAGGCCGGGAAAGGGCTGCGCGTACCGCAGCAGCTGGCCAATCTGCTGAACTACGTGAACGATCACGACCTGGTGGGCTCCCTCACGGGCCCGGCGAGGCCGCGCGCGAGCCTTGCGACCACGCAGAACCGCATCAGCGAGGAGCAGTTTGCGGCTTTGTACCGCGAGCGGAAGATCCCGCAGTCGGCGATGCAGTATCTGTCGCCGAAAGCAGGGCTCATGTCGGAGACGGCGGTGCGCGAGACGTGCGATCCGGACAACCCGGGTGCGCCGCCGCAGCCGGGGTTCAGTTGCCAGCCCACCGGGCAGTGGGAGGGCACCGGGCCGGGCGAGCAGCCCATGGATGAGCACATCGAGAATGCGCTCAAGGGCGATGCCATCGTGGTGCGCAGCTGCACGGGCATGATTGCACCGCTGCTGGGTGCCGTCGATCCGCCGCAGAAGTTCACGCACAGCGGGATCATGACGAAGCACCGCTTCGAGATCACGCACTCCACCGGCGACGATGATTACTTGGTGAAGGAGCATCCGAGTGGCGTCTTCGGGCAACCCACGGACGGGTTCCAGGAGTATGCGCTGCGCTACCTGTGGCCTGGGACGATCACGGCGTCGGTGCGGGAAGCGTTCGCCGGAGAGGGGCGGCTGGTGAGCACGCCCGAGGGCAAGCCGTGGCGGGTGCGCGGTTTCGAGCGGCTCCAAGTGCGCTGCCCGGGCGATGCGCAGATCGTCTACCCGCGGGTGCTGAAGCCGCCGCCGGAGTACGAGCAGGAGGTGCGGCCCAAGCTGATGGCCGCGGCCGACGCGGCGAAGACGATCCACGGGCACTACCGCTTCTACTCGTATTCCAATGCACCGGACACCGAGACGTCCGATCCGAATGGGCCGGGACCGGTCTCGGGATCCTCGGGCATCGAGACGTATGGCAAGACGCCGACGGTGTGTTCGTCGTTCGTGCGGCTGTCGCTGAAGAAGGCGGGCTTCATCGTCGACCAGGACAAGGCGCAGCCCAAACCGAGCGACGTGACCAACGGCCCGCCGGACGGCATCTTCTTCTACGATGTGCAGGAGCGAAAGCACGCGGGCAACGTTCTATACTCGGGCTTGTACGACACGGTGCAGTACCAGCTCTCGCGGGCGGGGGCTTCGCTGGTGGACGACGCGTGGTGGGGCGGCTCGGACTCGTACAATGGGCCGCTCTGGAATGGTGCGGGGATGCTCTCGAGCTTTTTGGCCTCGAGCGGCCCCATCGCGGGATGGCTCACGGATGCCCCGAACGACATTGCGAATCAAATTGCCAACTGCTTCGCGTCCGACTTTTGCTCGGAGGCGGCAAAGGACAGCGATGCCTGGAAAGAGCCGGGCAATGGCTTCGCGGTGAGCCCGGACAACCTGGTGGACCACTTCGATTCACCGGCCACGGGCGGCCCGTACGGGTACAGCGAGCGGATGATCTACCGCGGCAAGGACTACCGCCAGGTCTTCGAGTGGCGTCCGGCGCAAGGAACGATGCCCCTCGACATCCACGTGTACACGCCCGAGGGATACGCCGTGCCGTACGCCCAGGTCGAGGTGCGAGGCTTCACGGCGAACCCCGTGACGGCCAACGCCATCGGCGTCGTGCTCGTCGAAGGCGTGCCGCGCGGCAACATCATGATCCACGCGCAGAAGTACATGGAGGACGAGCTCCGCGAA encodes:
- a CDS encoding DUF2505 domain-containing protein, with translation MRFEITHEFEAPLDALELAILSPNLIDKVAKGLPNVERVKQTSHSFENRVLERIWNYKPNVKVPAFAQPYVTLDMLAWDERSTYSIDTHSSKWVITPSTKPEWHKYFRASGTYSLVSGGNGVTSRVVKGEVDLNVPRVMKTLGERVIVAEVKKTFDAEAEILRGLATLV